In the Bdellovibrionales bacterium CG10_big_fil_rev_8_21_14_0_10_45_34 genome, GAGTGGCTCCAGTGAAATCTAATATTAGAATTTATTCGACCAAAACATGTCCTTATTGCGTGAAGGCGAAAACTTTTCTTTCAAGGGAAGGATTTACTTTTGAGGAAGTGGATCTCACAGATCGCCCCGACGAAATCGAGAAAATTAAGACTCGCACAGGGCATCGGACCGTGCCTTTGATTTTCGTGGATGAGAAATTTGTGGGCGGCTATACGGACATGATGTCTCAGATTCAGTCAGGAGATTTAGTACTACAAAGGTAATACAGTGGGCGACCTCGACAGGAGAGGTCGCTCAAAGACTGGATTTACAAGCTTCCTCTAGCGAAGCTCGAGTATGTCAAGTTGCCTTATGGTCGAAAATAACTCTTGAACTCGTTCAGCCCCAATTTGGCTATCAAGTTTGAGAACGGCTTCAATTGAATTTTCCAGA is a window encoding:
- a CDS encoding glutaredoxin, producing the protein MAPVKSNIRIYSTKTCPYCVKAKTFLSREGFTFEEVDLTDRPDEIEKIKTRTGHRTVPLIFVDEKFVGGYTDMMSQIQSGDLVLQR